The Methanobacteriaceae archaeon DNA window AGAACTTGTTCTATTAAGACCTAAAATCTTTTCTCCACCGAGATGTTTTTTCCCCATTTGAAGCAGTTGATCTTCAAATATTGCAGGTCCCACATAAGTTTCTAAAAGTTTTAGATCTTCATCATTAAGTAAAAATCCTCCGGAAAGTCCAGTTAGATCATATATCTGGTTTCGACCATCAGATTGTATAATTTTTTTAATTATTAGTAGAGAATTCTCTCTCTTTTTAACTTCATGAATATTAGTCTCAACAATCATAAATGAAACCTCATTGGATTATAAATTATTAATCTTTGGTTAAATATTGATTATTATTATTATTATTATTATTATTATTATTATAGAGAATTATTTTTAAGAAACACGATTTGATATTACATTAATCTTTAATTAATAAATAAAAAAATCATGGAAAAATCAATTAAATAAAAATATAATTTAAGGTTAATATCTACAAAAACAACAAATAAAGATAATTCATCTCTATTATTCTAAATCATTATGGATTAACGGATATTTATTTAAAGATTAATTATGATTAGAATTGTCTTTAAATAGTCTCTTTTGGTTCATTGTGGCGACTATTTTTGTCTTTTCCATTTTCAGCTTTTAATATGATAGCATCATCAGCTGAATTTTGAAGTGCCGCACTAAATCCAGGTTCTGCCCCTATAACAATAGTATCTTTTCCATTTTCTTTGGCCTTATTAATTATTGGTAAAAAATCAGCATCACGAGTCATAAGTGCAATAACATCAATATTAGGGTTATAAATTAATTCCATAGCTTCTACAGCCATATAAACATCAGTATCTCCGGCCACAACAATAGGAGTAAATCCTTGATTTACAATTGCTTCTATCAGTTTATCAGAAGCATATTGATTTAAAAGAACCTTACCCACCCTCATATTCCCATATTCGGCCATTATTCCCCTTACTAAATCTAAATTAAGGCTGAATTCTTTTCTTAACATGTTTGGGCCATCGACAAGCAATCCCACATTTTTTTCGTCAGCCTCCTTCCTTTTAAGAGGGATATAATCTTTTAAGGAAGTTAGTTTTTCAAAACTACGCATTTTTTGTATCCTCCAAGTTATTTGAAATTATTAAAAACGATGATTAAGAGAAAAAGCTAAATTCTGATTCCTCTTTATTAATTATGCTAAAATATTTGGTTTTTCTAGAATATATAATTGTGGCAAATTTGATTATTCACATAATAAACTAAAACATTATTATTTAAAGTTGTATCAAAGTTTTAATATTAAAATCCTGTTTTAATTCTTTATATTTTTATATTGATTATTTCTTTATAATTACTTTATTTCAATTTTAAAGCCATATAATTATATTAAAAAATTTATTCAAAGTTCTATCTAATCTACAAGGTAACATTACATAATAACTATTAAATAATTATGCCCAATTTAAACCGCAATCCATTACCATTTATTTACAATTCTATAATTAATTTAAATATTAATTAAAAAAATATTTACTTATAAAAAAAATTTCTTTCTGAGTTTTGAATCAAAATATTAATTAAAATAAGATAAATCTTTAAAAATGAAAAAAATAACTTAATAATCTAAAAATTAAACTTTGTAAGGCACAGATTTATTATTCATTAGCAGATTTATAAAAATAAATCCCTTAGGAAAAAAGGAAGTTAAGTAACGATTTAATCATTAGATTACTAATAATTAATTTATAATAAAATAAATAAAAATTATAGAATTATTCTATTTCCAGTGAAAATTCATCCTGGAATAGATCCCCTACAACTTTCAAATCTTTATCAGTTAAACGAGTTATGGCACCTTCATCTCCTTCTTTGAAGTAGTATTCAGCATCCACAATTTTGCCAGAATCATCCATATAAATGAATACTCCATCTACAAACTTGTCTGGATTGGCAGAAGGTAAAAACAACTCCATT harbors:
- a CDS encoding TIGR00288 family NYN domain-containing protein, coding for MRSFEKLTSLKDYIPLKRKEADEKNVGLLVDGPNMLRKEFSLNLDLVRGIMAEYGNMRVGKVLLNQYASDKLIEAIVNQGFTPIVVAGDTDVYMAVEAMELIYNPNIDVIALMTRDADFLPIINKAKENGKDTIVIGAEPGFSAALQNSADDAIILKAENGKDKNSRHNEPKETI